In the genome of Acidobacteriota bacterium, the window ACTTTCGTGCGCAACACTTCGAGCGCCGAGGGCAGGCTCACGGTGGGCTTCTTCTCCACCAGCTGGTTGACCTCGCGCATCAATCGCTCGGCCCGCGCGCGCGCACCGGCAATGCCTTGCACCATGCGCTCGGCCTCGGCCAGGATCTCGGGCGCATCGCTTTCGATGAACGGCTCGGGCCGCAGGTAGCGATCGAGATCGGTATCGGCCGGCCCGGCGGTGAGCCCCCGCGTATCCACGAGTTCGACGATGTTGCCGGTGACCGTCTGGCCGACACCCTGGAGGTCGGGGCCCGACAGGTCGGCGTGGTCGATGCGCATCCGCAGCCGCGTCACGTCGCGCGGCTCGGTGATGAACGCCCCCCGCGGCATGGTCGGCACCACGGCAGACGCGGCCAACATGTCTGCCTGCATCCGGTTCGTCACGGCCAGGGTCGTGGCCTGCTCCTGCGTTTCGCGCACGGAGATCAGCCCCATCGGGCTTTCCTCGCGAACGATCTCGCCGGTGTCGGTGATCCACGCGGTGGTGCTCAGTCCCGAGAAGGCCAACTCGACGCGAAACGCCGGCGTGGGGCGGCCGCCGGCGTTGACGACCTCGCGCTCGCCGATCGCCAGCTGCACCGGCGCGTTCTTCATGGTGGCGGGGTCGAAGATCTGCCATTCGTGGCGGGTGCCCGCCACCAGCCCCTCGCTGGCCAGCCGGCGGCCCATGCTCAGCATGAGGGCGGGAGGCGCCTCGAGATCCCGGGTTTCCGAACGCGTGCCGCTGGCGCTGATGATGTCGAGCGACAGCCGCAGGCCATCGAGGCGGCCGCGAACGGTGGTCGGCCCGGTGCCCGGATCGAGCGAGAACTCGAACGTCTGCAACGCGAAGGCGCGGTCCACGCGCGCCGTCGTCCGCAGCACCGCCGCGGTCGTGGCGCCGAGCAACGAGAACTGCAGCCGCCCGTCCTCGCTCAGCTCGAAGCCGGCGTCGGTGCGCTCGACCTGGCTGACCGTAAAGCCAATCTTCTCGCCGCGGTAGTAGACGCCGCGCCACTGGGCGGTCGAGCCGTAGC includes:
- a CDS encoding transglutaminase-like domain-containing protein is translated as MPRVRLLRPLPRSITRPLSLLAVVAWLATMAVMVDRTYLQAAPTNLATDLARYGSTAQWRGVYYRGEKIGFTVSQVERTDAGFELSEDGRLQFSLLGATTAAVLRTTARVDRAFALQTFEFSLDPGTGPTTVRGRLDGLRLSLDIISASGTRSETRDLEAPPALMLSMGRRLASEGLVAGTRHEWQIFDPATMKNAPVQLAIGEREVVNAGGRPTPAFRVELAFSGLSTTAWITDTGEIVREESPMGLISVRETQEQATTLAVTNRMQADMLAASAVVPTMPRGAFITEPRDVTRLRMRIDHADLSGPDLQGVGQTVTGNIVELVDTRGLTAGPADTDLDRYLRPEPFIESDAPEILAEAERMVQGIAGARARAERLMREVNQLVEKKPTVSLPSALEVLRTKVGDCNEHTVLFVALARSLGIPSRINVGLAYVRGAFYYHAWPEVYLDEGGGRGLWLPVDPTFNQFPADATHVRLARGGLDQQTAILPLVGRVRMTVLQLDVAPGSTPILVGRSATDAQSLSIPVPRRQDCGCWIPCPGS